One window of Novosphingobium sp. 9U genomic DNA carries:
- the pspF gene encoding phage shock protein operon transcriptional activator, whose protein sequence is MERDFQFIGQSTPFLDAVERASRAASTGRPVLVIGERGTGKELIAQRLHRLSARWGEPLVTLNCAALPETLIEAELFGHEAGAFTGATRARMGRFEEADKGTLFLDELGTLSMAAQERLLRAVEYGEVTRIGSSRPVQVDVRIVGATNADLPRAAAEGRFRADLLDRLSFEVITLPPLRAREGDVAELSEYYGRRMATELGWDHWPGFTQAAADALEAYAWPGNVRELRNVIERAVYRWDDQERPIAQIVFNPFESIWAPREQVDVATSEPTLAAAITPPSPTVSDLRAAVEEHERALVSAALERHRWNQRRTAGALGLTYDQLRHCLRKHGLTAPG, encoded by the coding sequence ATGGAGCGCGACTTTCAGTTCATCGGGCAGTCCACACCTTTTCTCGATGCGGTCGAGCGCGCCTCTCGAGCGGCTTCGACCGGGCGACCGGTGCTGGTCATCGGCGAGCGAGGTACCGGCAAGGAGCTGATCGCCCAACGCCTGCACCGCCTTAGCGCGCGTTGGGGTGAGCCGCTGGTGACGCTCAACTGCGCGGCTCTACCCGAGACGCTGATCGAAGCTGAACTGTTCGGCCATGAGGCTGGTGCCTTCACCGGCGCCACCCGGGCGCGAATGGGGCGCTTCGAGGAGGCGGACAAGGGCACGTTGTTCCTCGACGAGTTGGGCACGCTGTCGATGGCGGCCCAGGAGCGGCTGTTGCGCGCGGTCGAGTATGGCGAGGTCACGCGCATCGGCTCGTCGCGCCCGGTGCAAGTCGACGTGCGGATCGTGGGCGCGACCAATGCCGATCTCCCGCGTGCCGCGGCGGAGGGGCGGTTCCGGGCCGACCTGCTCGACCGGCTGAGCTTCGAGGTGATTACCCTGCCGCCGTTGCGCGCGCGCGAAGGCGACGTCGCCGAGCTCTCGGAATACTATGGCAGACGCATGGCGACCGAGCTCGGCTGGGACCACTGGCCCGGCTTCACGCAAGCCGCAGCCGATGCGCTGGAAGCCTATGCCTGGCCCGGCAATGTGCGCGAGCTGCGCAACGTGATCGAGCGCGCGGTCTACCGCTGGGACGATCAGGAACGCCCGATCGCGCAGATCGTGTTCAATCCGTTCGAAAGCATCTGGGCACCGCGCGAACAAGTCGACGTGGCGACATCGGAGCCGACCTTGGCCGCAGCGATTACTCCTCCTTCGCCGACGGTCAGCGACTTGCGCGCTGCGGTGGAGGAGCACGAGCGCGCGCTGGTCTCGGCAGCACTGGAGCGGCACCGCTGGAACCAGCGGCGGACCGCAGGCGCGCTCGGCCTTACTTACGATCAGCTGCGGCATTGCCTGCGCAAGCATGGACTGACTGCGCCGGGTTGA
- a CDS encoding NAD(+) synthase, with amino-acid sequence MTDHPFYDLHRHGFVRVAASTPKVRTADVAYNRDGIIAEARRAHDAGVDLVVYPELCLSSYAIDDLHLQQAMIEAVEDAIGDIVEASKGLSPVLLIGAALADRGRLYNCGLAIADGKLLGVVPKSYLPNYREFYEKRWFTSGIGVTGRTIRVAGQEVPFGTDLVFASNHLRDFIFHIEICEDFWAPTPPSSLGALTGATILCNLSASNIVIGKADDRHLLCSSQSARTYSAYVYSAGGHGESTTDLAWDGQGVIYELGGLLAESERFSLEPELCIADVDCARIVNDRLRLPTYADAARAVGSPEQTFRTIYFDHQPASGDLGLQRPMRRFPFVPDRADKLDADCYEAFNIQVDGLMRRVESAKAKSLIIGVSGGLDSTHALIVMAKTCDRLGMPRSAIRGYTMPGFGTSEGTKSNAWKLMDALGITAEEIDIRPAATTMLKDIGHPFGRGEQVYDVTFENVQAGLRTDYLFRLASQHSGFVVGTGDLSELALGWCTYGVGDQMSHYAVNAGVPKTLMQYLIRWTATTQVDESTREVLLSILNTEISPELVPAGEDGEMQSTEDKIGPYALNDFFLHHIMRFGQKPSKVAFLAWHAWHDAAHGEWPAGLPEEAKVTYDLPVIARWLEEFCKRFFAFAQYKRSAIPNGPKVSSGGALSPRGDWRAPSDASAEVWLAELRKALP; translated from the coding sequence ATGACCGACCACCCCTTTTATGACCTGCACCGCCACGGCTTCGTCCGCGTCGCCGCCTCCACGCCGAAGGTCCGCACCGCCGACGTTGCCTACAACCGCGACGGTATCATCGCGGAAGCCAGGCGCGCCCACGATGCGGGCGTGGACCTGGTGGTCTATCCCGAGCTGTGCCTGTCCTCCTACGCGATCGACGACTTGCACTTGCAGCAGGCGATGATCGAGGCGGTCGAGGACGCGATCGGCGACATCGTCGAGGCGAGCAAAGGCCTCTCGCCAGTGCTCCTAATCGGGGCGGCCTTGGCCGACCGCGGGCGGCTCTACAACTGCGGCCTGGCGATCGCCGACGGCAAGTTGCTGGGCGTCGTGCCCAAGAGCTACCTGCCCAACTACCGCGAGTTCTACGAGAAGCGCTGGTTCACGAGCGGCATCGGCGTGACCGGTCGCACCATTCGCGTTGCGGGGCAGGAGGTCCCGTTCGGCACCGACCTGGTCTTCGCCTCCAACCACTTGCGCGACTTCATCTTCCACATCGAGATCTGCGAGGATTTCTGGGCGCCGACGCCGCCGTCGTCCCTGGGCGCGCTCACCGGGGCGACGATCCTGTGCAATCTGTCCGCCTCCAACATCGTCATCGGCAAGGCGGACGATCGCCACTTGCTGTGCAGCTCGCAATCGGCCCGCACGTACTCGGCCTACGTCTACTCGGCGGGCGGCCACGGCGAGAGCACGACCGATCTGGCGTGGGACGGGCAGGGCGTGATCTACGAGCTGGGCGGACTGCTCGCCGAGTCCGAGCGCTTCTCGCTCGAACCCGAGCTGTGCATCGCCGATGTCGACTGCGCCCGCATCGTCAACGACCGCCTGCGCCTGCCGACTTATGCCGACGCCGCACGCGCTGTCGGCAGCCCCGAGCAGACCTTTCGCACGATCTATTTCGATCACCAGCCTGCCAGCGGTGACCTTGGCCTGCAGCGCCCCATGCGCCGCTTCCCGTTCGTGCCCGACCGCGCCGACAAGCTCGACGCCGACTGCTACGAGGCGTTCAACATCCAGGTCGACGGCCTGATGCGCCGCGTCGAATCGGCCAAGGCTAAGAGCCTGATCATCGGCGTCTCGGGTGGGCTCGACTCCACCCACGCGCTGATCGTCATGGCCAAGACTTGCGACCGGCTCGGCATGCCGCGCAGCGCCATCCGTGGCTATACGATGCCCGGCTTCGGCACCAGCGAGGGGACCAAGAGCAACGCCTGGAAGCTGATGGACGCGCTCGGCATCACCGCCGAGGAGATCGACATCCGTCCCGCCGCAACGACGATGCTGAAGGACATCGGTCATCCCTTCGGCCGCGGCGAGCAGGTCTACGACGTTACTTTCGAGAACGTCCAGGCGGGCCTGCGCACCGACTACCTGTTCCGCCTGGCAAGCCAGCACTCCGGCTTCGTGGTCGGCACCGGCGACTTGTCCGAGCTGGCGCTGGGCTGGTGCACCTACGGGGTCGGCGACCAGATGAGCCACTACGCCGTCAACGCCGGCGTGCCCAAGACGCTGATGCAGTACCTGATCCGCTGGACGGCCACGACCCAGGTCGACGAGAGCACGCGCGAAGTGCTGCTCTCGATCCTCAACACCGAGATTTCGCCCGAGCTGGTCCCGGCAGGCGAGGATGGCGAGATGCAGAGCACCGAGGACAAGATCGGCCCCTACGCGCTCAACGACTTCTTCCTGCACCACATCATGCGCTTCGGGCAGAAGCCATCCAAGGTGGCGTTCCTGGCATGGCATGCCTGGCACGATGCCGCGCACGGCGAGTGGCCGGCAGGCCTGCCCGAAGAGGCGAAGGTGACGTACGACCTGCCGGTGATCGCCAGGTGGCTGGAGGAGTTCTGCAAGCGGTTCTTCGCATTCGCGCAGTACAAGCGCTCGGCAATCCCGAACGGGCCGAAGGTCTCGAGCGGGGGGGCGCTCAGCCCGCGTGGCGATTGGCGAGCGCCGTCCGATGCGAGTGCCGAGGTTTGGCTGGCGGAGTTGCGGAAAGCTTTGCCTTGA
- a CDS encoding SufE family protein: MRSLDDIREEYEFLDGDERYRMLIELGRELDPMPDALKTDATKVRGCSASVWVYPTKVEDGTLHFLADSNAAITKGIVSLVLAAVQDKPAGEVAATDIAARLEPFDLRNQLSSNRTQGVPNMIALIRETAARYAAG; the protein is encoded by the coding sequence ATGCGCAGCCTCGACGACATCCGCGAAGAGTACGAGTTCCTTGATGGCGATGAGCGTTATCGCATGCTCATTGAGCTGGGACGCGAGCTGGACCCGATGCCCGACGCGCTGAAGACCGACGCCACCAAGGTGCGCGGCTGCTCGGCCAGCGTCTGGGTCTACCCGACCAAGGTGGAGGATGGCACCCTGCACTTCCTGGCCGACAGCAACGCCGCGATCACCAAGGGCATCGTCTCGCTGGTGCTCGCCGCTGTGCAGGACAAGCCGGCCGGCGAAGTGGCGGCCACCGACATCGCGGCAAGACTCGAGCCCTTCGACTTGCGCAACCAGCTCTCCTCCAATCGCACCCAGGGCGTGCCGAACATGATCGCGCTGATCCGCGAGACTGCGGCACGCTATGCCGCCGGCTGA
- a CDS encoding YbaN family protein: protein MPPAEEPEFAKPATGRMRLLWAAGGWFFVGLGTLGIFLPLLPTVVFYLLAAWCFSKSHPHLAEKLYANKRYGPHLVAWRDRRAVSRKGKVSAILAMSASVPFVYFTLGWPLVLIPLAVLVVLGPWIWTRAE from the coding sequence ATGCCGCCGGCTGAGGAGCCCGAGTTCGCCAAGCCCGCGACCGGCCGCATGCGGCTGCTGTGGGCTGCGGGCGGCTGGTTCTTCGTCGGGCTGGGCACACTGGGCATCTTCCTGCCGCTGCTGCCCACAGTGGTGTTCTATCTGCTGGCGGCCTGGTGCTTCTCCAAGAGCCACCCGCATCTCGCCGAGAAGCTCTACGCCAACAAGCGCTACGGCCCGCACCTTGTCGCCTGGCGCGACCGGCGAGCGGTGAGCCGCAAGGGCAAGGTTTCGGCGATCCTGGCGATGAGCGCGAGCGTGCCGTTCGTCTATTTTACGCTAGGCTGGCCGCTGGTGTTGATCCCGCTGGCGGTGCTGGTGGTGCTGGGACCGTGGATCTGGACGCGCGCGGAATGA
- a CDS encoding DUF448 domain-containing protein — translation MRIPHNDRLGSDSSREGPERTCILSGEAAPRDALIRLAVSPPGPDGACVVLPDVHARAPGRGAWIGVSRQDLEKAQAKGKLKGALLRAFGKSLDGTPLTIPEDLAERIDTALVRAFTDRLGLETKSGRLLVGSDRIAENARNGKVRWLAHAADAAEDGSRKLDQAWRVGSDAEGSGLRGTVLPLDRAALSVALGRDNVVHLALADSKAAERVAAPLQRLLHFRGQAVAAGTEADGGQGPAQAAPSAATTN, via the coding sequence ATGCGGATTCCTCACAATGATCGCCTAGGTTCCGACAGTTCCCGTGAAGGACCGGAGAGGACTTGCATCCTCTCCGGCGAAGCGGCGCCGCGCGATGCGCTCATCCGGCTGGCGGTGTCCCCGCCCGGCCCGGATGGCGCCTGCGTGGTGCTGCCCGATGTACATGCGCGTGCCCCAGGGCGCGGCGCATGGATCGGCGTTTCACGCCAAGACCTTGAAAAAGCACAGGCGAAGGGCAAACTAAAGGGGGCGCTGCTGCGGGCCTTTGGCAAGTCCCTGGACGGCACACCGCTCACCATCCCCGAAGATCTGGCCGAGCGGATCGATACCGCTCTCGTGCGTGCGTTCACCGATCGGCTGGGTCTCGAGACCAAGTCAGGGCGGCTGCTAGTCGGTTCCGACCGGATCGCGGAGAACGCGCGTAACGGCAAAGTGCGCTGGTTGGCGCATGCCGCCGACGCTGCCGAGGATGGTTCGCGCAAGCTGGACCAGGCCTGGCGCGTGGGCAGCGACGCGGAAGGAAGCGGGCTTAGAGGGACGGTGTTGCCACTGGACCGAGCGGCGCTGTCTGTGGCATTGGGCCGCGACAACGTCGTTCACTTGGCGCTGGCAGATAGCAAAGCGGCCGAGAGAGTCGCCGCGCCGCTGCAGCGCCTGCTGCATTTCCGAGGGCAGGCCGTAGCGGCTGGCACTGAAGCTGATGGAGGCCAAGGGCCGGCGCAAGCCGCACCTTCGGCCGCAACGACGAATTGA
- the nusA gene encoding transcription termination factor NusA, with protein MASAISANRAELIAIANSVASEKMIDKSIVIEAMEEAIQKSARNRYGAENDIRAKLDPRTGDLRLWRVVEVVEEVEDYFKQVDLAAAQKLDKNAKLGDFIVDPLPPVDLGRIDAQSAKQVIFQKVRDAERERQYEEFKDRAGEIITGVIKSVEFGHVIVNLGRAEGVIRRDQQIPREAARVGERVRAIVLKVERQNRGPQIFLSRAHPEFMKKLFAQEVPEIYDGIIEIKAAARDPGSRAKIGVISHDHSIDPVGACVGMKGSRVQAVVQELQGEKIDIIPWSEDTATFVVNGLQPATVSRVVIDEEENRIEVVVPDDQLSLAIGRRGQNVRLASQLTGSQIDIMTEQESSEKRQKEFVERSKMFEEELDVDETLSQLLVAEGFSEMEEVAYIDVAELANIEGFDEELAEELQSRAQEALERREEAYREQRRALGVEDALAELPHLTEAMLVTLGKAGLKTLDDVADLATDELIAKKRQEQRRRDGTVNRRARDEDKGGVLGEYGLNEEQGNEIIMAARAHWFEDEPEAAEPAIEEAADADSSQ; from the coding sequence ATGGCCAGTGCGATTTCCGCCAACCGCGCCGAGCTGATCGCGATCGCCAATTCGGTCGCGTCGGAAAAGATGATCGACAAGTCCATCGTCATCGAGGCGATGGAAGAGGCGATCCAGAAGTCGGCGCGCAACCGCTACGGCGCCGAGAACGACATCCGCGCCAAGCTCGATCCGCGCACTGGCGATCTGCGCCTGTGGCGCGTCGTCGAAGTGGTCGAGGAGGTCGAGGATTACTTCAAGCAGGTCGATCTCGCGGCCGCCCAGAAGCTCGACAAGAACGCCAAGCTGGGTGACTTCATCGTCGACCCGCTGCCACCCGTAGATCTCGGCCGTATCGACGCCCAATCGGCCAAGCAGGTGATCTTCCAGAAGGTCCGCGATGCCGAGCGTGAGCGCCAGTACGAAGAGTTTAAGGACCGCGCAGGCGAGATCATCACCGGCGTGATTAAGTCGGTCGAGTTCGGCCATGTCATCGTCAACCTTGGCCGTGCCGAAGGCGTGATCCGCCGCGACCAGCAGATCCCGCGCGAAGCGGCCCGGGTCGGCGAGCGTGTCCGCGCCATCGTGCTCAAGGTCGAGCGCCAGAACCGCGGTCCGCAGATCTTCCTCAGCCGAGCGCACCCTGAGTTCATGAAGAAGCTGTTCGCGCAGGAAGTGCCCGAGATCTACGACGGCATCATCGAGATCAAGGCCGCCGCTCGCGATCCGGGCTCGCGCGCCAAGATCGGCGTGATCAGCCACGATCACTCGATCGACCCCGTCGGCGCCTGTGTCGGCATGAAGGGAAGCCGCGTCCAGGCCGTCGTGCAGGAGCTGCAGGGCGAGAAGATCGACATCATTCCGTGGAGCGAGGACACCGCGACCTTCGTGGTGAACGGTCTCCAGCCCGCGACCGTCAGCCGCGTCGTCATCGACGAGGAAGAGAACCGAATCGAAGTGGTGGTGCCTGACGATCAGCTGTCGCTGGCGATCGGCCGCCGCGGCCAGAACGTGCGCCTCGCATCACAGCTGACCGGCTCGCAGATCGACATCATGACCGAGCAGGAGAGCTCGGAGAAGCGCCAGAAGGAATTCGTCGAGCGCTCCAAGATGTTCGAGGAAGAGCTCGACGTCGACGAGACGCTGTCGCAGTTGCTCGTGGCCGAAGGCTTCAGCGAGATGGAGGAAGTGGCCTACATCGACGTCGCCGAGCTCGCCAACATCGAAGGCTTCGATGAGGAGCTGGCCGAGGAGCTGCAGAGCCGTGCGCAGGAAGCGCTGGAGCGCCGCGAGGAAGCCTACCGCGAACAGCGCCGGGCGCTGGGCGTGGAGGACGCGTTGGCCGAGCTGCCGCACCTGACCGAAGCGATGCTGGTCACGCTGGGCAAGGCGGGCCTCAAGACGTTGGACGACGTGGCCGACCTCGCCACCGACGAACTGATCGCCAAGAAGCGGCAGGAGCAGCGCCGCCGCGATGGCACCGTTAATCGGCGCGCTCGCGACGAGGACAAGGGCGGCGTTCTGGGCGAATACGGCCTGAACGAAGAGCAGGGCAACGAGATCATCATGGCCGCGCGCGCGCACTGGTTCGAAGACGAGCCGGAAGCCGCAGAGCCCGCTATTGAGGAGGCCGCCGATGCGGATTCCTCACAATGA
- a CDS encoding PspC domain-containing protein yields the protein MASGPFYLDKSNAKLAGVCAGVADYTGVDALWVRIATVFLTLFVSFITIPIYIVAAFAANKRPMALYSEVEEERLLRRMQRSRSKVRYRSELTDMDRRVAEIEARYYTSNARLAAEIDSLR from the coding sequence ATGGCAAGCGGACCATTCTATCTCGACAAGTCGAACGCCAAGCTCGCCGGCGTATGCGCGGGCGTGGCCGACTACACCGGCGTCGACGCACTATGGGTGCGGATCGCCACGGTGTTCCTGACGCTCTTCGTCTCGTTCATCACCATCCCGATCTACATCGTGGCGGCATTCGCAGCGAACAAGCGGCCGATGGCGCTCTACAGCGAGGTCGAGGAAGAGCGCCTGTTGCGGCGTATGCAGCGCTCGCGCAGCAAGGTCCGCTACCGCTCCGAGCTGACCGACATGGACCGTCGCGTCGCCGAGATCGAGGCGCGCTACTACACCAGCAACGCGCGGCTCGCCGCCGAGATCGACAGCCTGCGCTGA
- a CDS encoding SGNH/GDSL hydrolase family protein, with the protein MIRLKHFVAATSASLALAAATTAAPPSHARAGPTESEAKLLKVAFIGGSITEGAFSSVPAKSYAGLVSSWLGTRNCKVEARNLSLGGTGSEFGAYRASHDLAGFAPDLAFIEFAVNDAGNARPAMFAHIDAIVFKLRQANPRVKIVYLSTTDIREEAERRAGRRARWVEDSAAAAAFEGLQYIDVGARLWVKVIAGAPVATYMSDVVHPNDSGHQLYFEAIRDALDSTIPLATQPRVTSSRLIGQSKLDTARLERGSLATGCRPGTLALKYMDAALTCDQGDSFTYTFTGTTIGLLKAEVRDGGRLACTIDGGNPTTADFYSDATHIYERPFPLFLYHNLPSGQHTLACRVTGETISLPQGTSTGHKVTVGYFMVSDERPVTL; encoded by the coding sequence ATGATCCGACTGAAACACTTCGTGGCCGCCACAAGCGCAAGCCTCGCCTTGGCTGCTGCGACAACGGCGGCGCCACCAAGTCACGCGCGGGCGGGGCCGACGGAGTCCGAAGCCAAGCTGCTGAAGGTGGCGTTCATCGGTGGCTCGATCACCGAAGGCGCATTTTCCAGCGTTCCTGCCAAAAGCTATGCCGGACTGGTCAGCAGTTGGCTGGGTACGCGCAATTGTAAGGTGGAGGCCCGCAACCTCAGCCTTGGGGGCACAGGGTCCGAGTTCGGCGCCTACCGCGCCAGCCATGACCTCGCCGGGTTCGCGCCCGACCTCGCCTTCATCGAATTTGCGGTCAACGATGCCGGCAATGCCAGGCCCGCCATGTTCGCACACATCGACGCCATCGTCTTCAAGCTGCGCCAGGCGAACCCGCGCGTGAAGATCGTGTATCTATCCACCACGGACATTCGCGAGGAGGCCGAGCGCCGCGCGGGTCGGAGGGCAAGGTGGGTCGAGGATTCGGCAGCGGCCGCAGCCTTCGAAGGCCTGCAGTACATCGACGTCGGCGCGAGGCTCTGGGTGAAGGTCATCGCCGGCGCACCGGTAGCGACGTACATGAGCGATGTCGTTCACCCCAACGATTCCGGGCACCAGCTCTACTTCGAAGCGATCCGCGACGCGCTGGATTCGACCATCCCGCTCGCCACGCAGCCGCGTGTGACCAGCTCGAGGCTGATCGGGCAGAGCAAGCTCGACACCGCGCGTCTAGAGCGGGGTTCGTTGGCCACCGGTTGCCGTCCAGGCACGCTCGCGCTCAAGTACATGGATGCGGCGCTGACCTGCGACCAGGGTGACAGCTTCACCTACACTTTCACCGGCACCACGATTGGGCTGCTCAAGGCCGAAGTGCGCGACGGGGGGCGCCTGGCCTGCACGATCGACGGCGGCAACCCGACCACGGCAGATTTCTACAGCGACGCCACCCACATCTACGAGCGGCCCTTCCCGCTGTTCCTCTACCACAACCTGCCGTCCGGCCAGCACACACTCGCCTGCCGCGTGACCGGTGAGACGATCAGCCTGCCGCAGGGCACATCCACCGGGCACAAGGTGACCGTCGGCTATTTCATGGTCAGCGACGAGCGACCGGTTACTCTGTGA
- the pspA gene encoding phage shock protein PspA, protein MTRLDAEIAGLRGQRQALPAPLLTLDGLDESSSTESGASEPGSTWGTSKAYYHHQGDQPFQGGRHTIRKAPSSMGIFSRTRDIIAANFNDLLEKAEDPAKMIRLIILEMEETLVEVRTSSARTIADQKEMRRHVAKLDKLQADWSDKAQLALSKDREDLARAALLERKKAADMGDQLKAEIEVLDDALRAYEQDIEKLQNRLREARTRQSSIAARLQSAENRVKLRTLLSSERVDEAMVRFDQLERRVDYAEGRAESMSLGDNRQPSLADEIAALESGDSIEAELAEMKRQMGDKPAATSN, encoded by the coding sequence ATGACCCGGCTTGATGCGGAGATCGCCGGGCTGCGCGGGCAGCGTCAGGCGCTGCCTGCTCCCCTGCTGACGCTCGATGGCCTGGATGAGTCCAGCTCGACCGAATCCGGCGCGAGCGAACCCGGCTCGACGTGGGGAACCTCCAAGGCGTACTATCATCATCAAGGCGACCAGCCCTTCCAAGGCGGCCGTCACACGATCAGAAAGGCACCCTCTTCGATGGGCATCTTCTCCCGGACGCGCGACATCATCGCCGCCAACTTCAACGACCTGCTCGAAAAGGCCGAGGATCCGGCCAAGATGATCCGCCTGATCATTCTCGAGATGGAGGAGACGCTGGTCGAAGTGCGCACCTCCAGCGCGCGCACGATCGCCGACCAGAAGGAGATGCGCCGCCACGTTGCCAAGCTGGACAAGCTGCAGGCCGACTGGTCGGACAAGGCGCAGCTGGCGCTCAGCAAAGACCGCGAGGATCTGGCCCGCGCCGCTCTGCTGGAACGCAAGAAGGCGGCCGACATGGGCGACCAGCTCAAGGCCGAGATCGAAGTGCTCGACGACGCGTTGCGTGCCTACGAGCAGGACATCGAGAAGCTTCAGAACCGCCTGCGCGAGGCCCGCACCCGCCAGTCCTCGATCGCCGCGCGCCTGCAGAGCGCCGAGAACCGCGTCAAGCTGCGCACGCTGCTGTCCAGCGAGCGTGTCGACGAGGCCATGGTGCGGTTTGACCAGCTCGAACGCCGGGTCGACTATGCCGAGGGGCGCGCCGAGTCGATGAGCCTGGGCGACAATCGCCAGCCAAGCCTCGCGGACGAGATCGCCGCGCTGGAGAGCGGGGACAGCATCGAGGCGGAGCTGGCCGAGATGAAGCGCCAAATGGGCGACAAGCCCGCGGCGACTTCCAACTGA
- the rimP gene encoding ribosome maturation protein RimP, with protein sequence MTDITRITQVVEPEVQALGFDLVRVRIFGKSEVGETESGGEIALQIMAEDPKTGQLVLDDCATLSHRISDKFDELEEAGEALIEEAYRLEVSSPGIDRPLTRPKDWINWAGHEAKVNLVEPVAENRKALHGDLAGLEGDTVLFDDRKSGRVTFPLSNVQSARLILTDKLIAATRPIEIEGADEILEEQED encoded by the coding sequence TTGACCGATATCACGCGGATCACACAGGTCGTCGAGCCAGAGGTGCAAGCCCTTGGCTTCGATCTCGTGCGCGTGCGAATCTTCGGCAAGAGCGAAGTTGGCGAGACGGAGTCGGGCGGGGAAATCGCGCTGCAGATCATGGCCGAGGACCCGAAGACCGGACAGCTCGTGCTCGACGATTGCGCCACTCTCTCGCATCGCATCTCCGATAAGTTCGATGAGCTTGAGGAAGCCGGTGAAGCGCTGATCGAGGAGGCCTATCGCCTCGAGGTCAGCTCACCGGGGATCGACCGTCCGCTGACTCGCCCCAAGGACTGGATCAACTGGGCAGGTCACGAGGCCAAGGTGAACTTGGTCGAGCCGGTCGCGGAGAACCGCAAGGCGCTGCACGGCGATCTGGCCGGGCTCGAGGGCGACACCGTGCTGTTCGACGATCGCAAGTCGGGCCGGGTCACGTTCCCGCTTTCCAATGTGCAATCCGCTCGGCTGATCCTAACGGACAAGCTGATCGCCGCTACCCGCCCGATCGAGATCGAGGGCGCTGACGAAATTCTTGAGGAACAGGAAGACTAA